In Myxococcus virescens, the genomic stretch TCAGCTTGCTCGCCATCACGTCGCCGAGGCGCGCCTTCGAGCCTTCCGCCTGCTTGCGGAGGTACTCGCGGTAGTCCTCGCCCTCGCCGATCAGCGCCTTCATCGACAGCGCGACCTTCCGGTCCGGGGTGTTGATGTCGATGATCTTCACCTCGACATCCTGCGCCTCCTGCACCACGTCACGCGGGTTCTCGACACGCTCCTCCTTCAGCTCGGAGACGTGGACGAGGCCCTCGATGCCCGGCTCGATCTCCACGAACGCGCCGAAGTCGGTGACCTTGGTGACCTTGCCCTTCACGCGGCTGCCCACGGGCAGGCGCTCGGACAGCGTCTCCCAGGGGTCCGGCTGGAGCTGCTTGATGCCCAGGCTGAAGCGCTCGTTCTCGACGTCGATGTTGAGCACCACCGCCTCGACCTCGTCGCCCTTCTTGAACATCTCGCCCGGGTGCTTGATGCGCACCGTCCAGGAGATGTCGGAGACGTGCACCAGGCCGTCCACGCCCTCCTCGACGCCGACGAACACGCCGAAGTCGGTGACGTTGCGGATCTGACCCTTGATGACGGAGCCGATCGGGTACTTGTCCTCGAGCAGCGTCCAGGGGTTCTGCTCGATCTGCTTCATGCCCAGCGCGATGCGCTTGGCCTTCGGATCGATGTCCAGGACGACGGCCTCCACCTCCTGGCCGACCTCCAGGATCTTGGACGGGTGCTTGAGGCGCTTGGTCCAGGACATCTCGGACACGTGCACCAGACCCTCGACGCCCTGCTCGATCTCGATGAACGCGCCGTAGTCCGTGATGGACACGACCTTGCCGCGGACGCGCGTGCCGACCGGGTACTTCTCGTCGGCGCGGTGCCACGGGTCCTCCTGGATCTGCTTCAGGCCCAGGCTGACGCGCTCCTGCGTCGGGTCGAACTTGAGGACGACGACGCGAACCTCGTCACCCACGTTGAACATCTCGCTCGGGTGACCGATGCGGCCCCACGACATGTCCGTGATGTGGAGCAGACCGTCGATACCGCCCAGGTCGATGAACGCACCGTAGTCGGTGAGGTTCTTGACCACGCCCTTGAGGACGGCACCCTCCTTGAGGTTCTTGAGGGTCTCCTTCTTCATCTCCTCGCGCTGCTTCTCGAGGAGCACGCGGCGGGAGAGGACGATGTTGCCGCGCTTCTTGTTGAACTTGATGACCTTGAACTCGAATTCCTTCGAGATGTACTGGTCAAGGTTCCGCACGGGGCGGATGTCAACCTGCGAGCCGGGCAGGAACGCCTTCACGCCGATGTCGACGGACAGGCCGCCCTTCACGCGACCGACGATGGTGCCCTTGACGATCTCATCGCGCTCGCAGGCGGCGCTGATCTCGTCCCAGATGCGCATCTTGTCGGCCTTCTCCTTGGAGAGGAC encodes the following:
- a CDS encoding 30S ribosomal protein S1, whose protein sequence is MQQNVNQQVGMDGGDEDFAAMFEASLKERGGDGILKEGEIVKGTVVQVTKDFAIVDIGYKSEGQVPISEFTNPRGEVSVQAGDPVEVLLESRENDTGMVVLSKEKADKMRIWDEISAACERDEIVKGTIVGRVKGGLSVDIGVKAFLPGSQVDIRPVRNLDQYISKEFEFKVIKFNKKRGNIVLSRRVLLEKQREEMKKETLKNLKEGAVLKGVVKNLTDYGAFIDLGGIDGLLHITDMSWGRIGHPSEMFNVGDEVRVVVLKFDPTQERVSLGLKQIQEDPWHRADEKYPVGTRVRGKVVSITDYGAFIEIEQGVEGLVHVSEMSWTKRLKHPSKILEVGQEVEAVVLDIDPKAKRIALGMKQIEQNPWTLLEDKYPIGSVIKGQIRNVTDFGVFVGVEEGVDGLVHVSDISWTVRIKHPGEMFKKGDEVEAVVLNIDVENERFSLGIKQLQPDPWETLSERLPVGSRVKGKVTKVTDFGAFVEIEPGIEGLVHVSELKEERVENPRDVVQEAQDVEVKIIDINTPDRKVALSMKALIGEGEDYREYLRKQAEGSKARLGDVMASKLKK